Proteins co-encoded in one Sandaracinaceae bacterium genomic window:
- a CDS encoding thiolase family protein, translating to MSKPEVFIVAAKRTPIGAFQGALSDVPATRLGATAITAALEASGLSADDVEETFMGNVLTAGLGQAPARQAAKYAGIPDSVPATTVGKVCGSGLQSVVFGAKSILLGDASVVVAGGMESMTQAPYLLPKARGGYRMGHGQVQDSMILDGLWDPYNDQHMGNCGELCAKEYGFTREAQDEFSKQSYQRALAAQESKAFDAELTPVTIQTRKGDVVVSEDEEPKRARLEKMPSLRPAFDREGTITAANASKINDGASALVLASGDVVKAKGLKPIAKLVGYAGHAQAPEWFTTAPVAAMKSLLDKTGLKASDIDLFEVNEAFAVVAMAAMKDVGFEREKLNVHGGAVSLGHPIGCSGARILTTLIHALHGKGGQRGMASICIGGGEALAVVVERV from the coding sequence ATGTCGAAGCCTGAAGTCTTCATCGTCGCCGCGAAGCGCACCCCCATCGGCGCGTTCCAGGGCGCTCTGTCCGACGTGCCCGCCACGCGCCTCGGCGCCACGGCGATCACCGCCGCCCTCGAGGCCTCCGGGCTGAGCGCGGACGACGTCGAAGAGACGTTCATGGGCAACGTGCTCACGGCCGGACTCGGCCAGGCGCCCGCCCGCCAGGCGGCCAAGTACGCCGGCATCCCCGACTCGGTGCCCGCGACCACGGTGGGCAAGGTCTGCGGCTCCGGCCTGCAGTCGGTGGTCTTCGGCGCCAAGTCCATCCTCCTCGGGGACGCGAGCGTCGTCGTGGCGGGCGGCATGGAGTCGATGACCCAGGCGCCGTACCTGCTGCCCAAGGCCCGCGGCGGCTACCGGATGGGCCACGGCCAGGTGCAGGACTCGATGATCCTCGACGGCCTGTGGGACCCCTACAACGACCAGCACATGGGCAACTGCGGTGAGCTGTGCGCGAAGGAGTACGGCTTCACGCGCGAGGCGCAGGACGAGTTCTCCAAGCAGTCCTACCAGCGCGCGCTCGCGGCGCAGGAGTCCAAGGCGTTCGACGCCGAGCTGACCCCCGTGACCATCCAGACCCGCAAGGGCGACGTGGTGGTGAGCGAGGACGAGGAGCCCAAGCGCGCCCGGCTCGAGAAGATGCCGAGCCTGCGCCCCGCGTTCGACCGCGAGGGCACCATCACCGCCGCCAACGCCTCCAAGATCAACGACGGCGCCTCCGCCCTCGTGCTCGCGTCGGGCGACGTCGTGAAGGCCAAGGGCCTGAAGCCCATCGCCAAGCTGGTCGGTTACGCCGGCCATGCGCAGGCGCCCGAGTGGTTCACCACCGCGCCGGTCGCGGCGATGAAGAGCCTGCTCGACAAGACCGGGCTGAAGGCGAGCGACATCGATCTCTTCGAGGTGAACGAGGCGTTCGCCGTGGTCGCGATGGCGGCGATGAAGGACGTCGGCTTCGAGCGCGAGAAGCTGAACGTGCACGGCGGCGCGGTGTCGCTCGGTCACCCCATCGGCTGCTCGGGCGCGCGCATCCTCACCACGCTCATCCACGCCCTGCACGGCAAGGGCGGGCAGCGCGGGATGGCCAGCATCTGCATCGGCGGGGGGGAGGCCCTCGCGGTGGTGGTCGAGCGGGTCTGA
- a CDS encoding 3-hydroxybutyryl-CoA dehydrogenase → MADIQSIGVIGAGQMGRGIAQVAAQTGLSVTLLDVDQATAENGIERIAKGLGRLVEKEKISADDRTAILKRIAPTGDYGRFAECGLVVEAATEKLELKQKLFSMADEAMKDGAILATNTSSISITKLAAGTKRPEQVIGMHFMNPVPVMKLVEVIRALQTDDATYTAIVDLAEKMGKTVITSKDMPGFIVNRMLIPFLNEACFALQEGLGTPEDIDTGAKLGLNHPLGPLALADLIGLDTCLSIAEVLHRELGDDKYRPAAILRNHVAAGWLGRKTSRGFYDYSGS, encoded by the coding sequence GTGGCAGACATTCAGTCGATCGGAGTCATTGGGGCGGGCCAGATGGGCCGCGGGATCGCGCAGGTGGCGGCGCAGACGGGGTTGAGCGTCACGCTCCTCGACGTCGACCAGGCCACGGCCGAGAACGGCATCGAGCGCATCGCGAAGGGGCTCGGTCGGCTGGTCGAGAAGGAGAAGATCAGCGCCGACGACCGCACCGCGATCCTCAAGCGCATCGCGCCGACCGGCGACTACGGCCGCTTCGCCGAGTGCGGGCTGGTGGTCGAGGCGGCGACCGAGAAGCTCGAGCTCAAGCAGAAGCTCTTCTCGATGGCCGACGAGGCGATGAAGGACGGCGCCATCCTCGCCACCAACACCTCGAGCATCTCCATCACCAAGCTCGCCGCGGGCACCAAGCGTCCCGAGCAGGTCATCGGGATGCACTTCATGAACCCGGTGCCGGTCATGAAGCTGGTCGAGGTGATCCGCGCGCTCCAGACCGACGACGCGACCTACACGGCCATCGTCGACCTCGCGGAGAAGATGGGCAAGACGGTCATCACGTCGAAGGACATGCCGGGCTTCATCGTCAACCGCATGCTCATCCCCTTCCTCAACGAGGCGTGCTTCGCGCTCCAGGAGGGGCTCGGCACGCCGGAGGACATCGACACCGGGGCCAAGCTCGGGCTCAACCACCCGCTCGGCCCGCTCGCGCTCGCGGATCTGATCGGGCTCGACACGTGCCTCTCCATCGCCGAGGTGCTCCACCGCGAGCTCGGCGACGACAAGTACCGGCCCGCCGCCATCCTCCGCAACCACGTCGCCGCGGGCTGGCTCGGCCGCAAGACGAGTCGCGGTTTCTACGACTACTCGGGGAGCTGA